A portion of the Sabethes cyaneus chromosome 3, idSabCyanKW18_F2, whole genome shotgun sequence genome contains these proteins:
- the LOC128741852 gene encoding symplekin-like, giving the protein MDNFLRSSSFSHETALLFTNEKIASARTKIVEALNESLTANTTEKCEIIAKVQELILHSDTELLLEFLDNILAFAHDPNQEVRKTVAGFIEEVCKNNISFLPKVVNTLFALLRDMAPSVSKRVIQGCGAIYNQALMWICSLTDITEEVEQAWNTLCLIKASILDMIDNDNDGIRTNAIKFLEGVVILQTYPDEDTLKRENDFSLENVPLTLKIARRRKLEDEAVNIFELLLQFHAASHISSMNLQACTGTLCIIARMRPSMMNQVVDALKNLHSNLPPTLSNFQVSSVRKNLKLRFLDLLKHPACFEHQASIAQILQDLGASNSEIGRAIPKLDRREQQRRAKRALENSSSEFAAKKAKLGEHMRREKERAAPRQMEIDYDELNEQKTKSNRLNEQFLVDNLQKLEVVIQLVRNNMPKVPPEPNAQYLQNYSPMSANSTISQQIQKIAQTFAQQMTEQRVGPGASVLSKEPPMRPKITDDEERNIILAAAMRRRDPEAEDDDEEEDRRLRESLERVKGAAGEPRLKAKVKVLRLQEITKPQSRDLRLTFLNDAVKRILKAERAALIGGVASKRRRIVTVFGSCFMNSVRDAILEFILEDVVKRLDLAFSWIFEEYSLLQGFTRHTYIKSEMKADFPYTQLLLKLLTTIIEKQDLREKESLLKRLYLEAPMLPDDVITLLDRMCQLEELADCGMQITKDLLIRRPPKEKVYLEILLKYSEYENTIVREKAIHYLLHVYSLHRILTDEMEKRSLLWLGFLEQEFPPEPIFTMELGRYEHPRVWNEELAKTCLGLFLEILVYNQELIHKLCDVYIKATSDMKRAMLRAIEAPVRKIGAESEELLKLIEKCPKGSETIITRIIYILTEKTIPTPELVERVRNLHQTKVSDVRLLIPVINGLTKNEILNVLPKLIKLNPMVVKEVFNRLLGVGAEYSSSNLPISPAELLVSLHTMDTSKVELVWIVKASSLCLAEKETYTHDVLGSVIQQLVELTPLPTLLMRTVIQSLTLHPRLAGFVTNLLQRLIVKQVWKQKIVWDGFLKCAQRLAPQSMGVLIQLPAVQLQDALNSYPEFREPMLEHAREIMEHQIGHVSQDRMDVLLGISPHNPNESSELQIVANYNEEAPMTSHLPVLVKQEKDIERPEPAPPGME; this is encoded by the exons ATGGACAATTTTCTACGCAGCTCAAGTTTCAGTCATGAAACTGCTTTACTTTTTACGAATGAAAAAATAGCTTCCGCCCGTACCAAG ATTGTGGAAGCATTAAATGAATCATTGACTGCAAATACAACtgaaaaatgtgaaataattGCTAAAGTGCAAGAGCTAATTTTACACTCGGATACGGAGCTGCTTTTGGAGTTTTTGGACAACATACTTGCGTTCGCTCATGATCCAAACCAGGAGGTTCGAAAGACGGTCGCTGGTTTCATTGAAGAAGTATGTAAAAACAATATCAGTTTTTTGCCCAAAGTTGTAAATACGTTATTTGCGCTGCTACGTGACATGGCACCAAGCGTATCTAAACGAGTCATACAAGGATGTGGTGCCATTTACAATCAGGCCCTGATGTGGATTTGCTCCCTCACGGATATTACCGAGGAGGTGGAACAAGCTTGGAACACGCTTTGCTTAATTAAGGCATCAATTCTGGATATGATAGATAATGACAATGATGGCATTCGAACGAATGCAATCAAATTCTTGGAGGGTGTAGTAATTCTGCAGACCTATCCTGACGAAGATACGCTGAAAAGAGAAAACGATTTCTCACTGGAAAATGTACCTCTCACGTTAAAGATTGCCCGCAGGCGTAAATTGGAGGATGAAGCTGTCAATATATTTGAATTACTGTTGCAGTTTCATGCAGCATCGCACATTTCGTCCATGAACTTGCAAGCATGTACTGGAACATTGTGCATCATTGCAAGAATGCGTCCATCCATGATGAACCAAGTGGTCGATGCTCTAAAAAATCTACATTCTAATCTACCACCAACCTTGTCAAACTTCCAAGTCAGTTCCGTTAGAAAAAACCTTAAACTGAGATTTCTTGACCTGCTGAAACATCCGGCATGCTTCGAGCACCAAGCAAGTATAGCGCAGATTCTTCAGGATCTGGGGGCCTCGAATAGTGAAATAGGACGGGCTATACCGAAATTGGATCGCCGGGAGCAGCAGCGGCGCGCTAAACGAGCTTTGGAAAACTCCTCATCTGAGTTCGCCGCCAAGAAGGCCAAACTAGGTGAACACATGCGGCGCGAAAAGGAGCGAGCCGCACCACGGCAGATGGAAATTGATTACGATGAACTGAATGAGCAAAAAACAAAATCCAATCGTTTAAACGAACAATTTCTGGTGGATAATCTACAGAAATTAGAGGTTGTCATCCAGTTGGTACGCAACAACATGCCGAAGGTTCCACCGGAACCGAACGCACAGTATTTGCAAAATTATTCTCCGATGTCAGCTAACTCGACGATTTCCCAGCAAATCCAAAAAATTGCGCAAACTTTCGCACAACAGATGACCGAACAACGCGTCGGTCCTGGAGCTTCGGTGCTGTCTAAGGAACCCCCCATGCGGCCCAAAATTACAGACGATGAGGAGAGGAACATTATTCTTG CTGCGGCTATGCGGCGACGTGATCCGGAGGCAGAGGACGATGACGAAGAGGAGGATCGACGTCTTCGCGAATCATTGGAACGCGTGAAAGGGGCAGCGGGCGAACCTAGGTTGAAGGCCAAAGTAAAGGTTCTTCGTTTGCAGGAAATTACTAAACCGCAGAGCCGTGATTTACGGCTCACTTTCCTGAATGACGCAGTCAAGCGAATATTAAAAGCGGAAAGGGCTGCTCTGATAGGCGGAGTTGCATCGAAACGGAGACGAATCGTTACAGTTTTTGGTTCTTGTTTCATGAACTCCGTGCGGGATGCTATTCTAGAGTTCATTCTGGAGGATGTAGTTAAACGGCTGGATTTAGCTTTTTCGTGGATTTTTGAAGAGTACAGTCTGCTTCAGGGTTTCACCCGTCACACGTATATTAAATCGGAAATGAAAGCCGACTTCCCATACACGCAACTATTACTGAAGCTCCTAACTACTATCATAGAAAAGCAGGATCTACGCGAGAAAGAATCTCTTTTAAAGAGACTGTACTTAGAGGCACCAATGCTACCAGACGACGTGATTACTTTACTGGACCGAATGTGTCAACTGGAAGAGCTGGCAGATTGTGGAATGCAAATCACAAAGGACTTACTTATCAGACGACCTCCAAAGGAGAAAGTTTACTTGGAAATTTTACTAAAGTACTCAGAGTATGAAAACACCATCGTCCGCGAGAAAGCTATCCACTATTTGCTGCACGTCTACTCGCTTCACCGCATCCTAACCGATGAAATGGAGAAACGCTCCTTATTGTGGCTTGGTTTTCTGGAGCAGGAATTCCCACCGGAGCCCATCTTCACAATGGAGTTGGGTCGTTACGAACATCCGCGCGTATGGAACGAAGAGCTCGCCAAAACATGTCTTGGATTGTTTTTGGAAATTCTGGTCTACAATCAGGAGCTAATTCACAAGCTGTGTGACGTGTATATTAAAGCAACTTCGGACATGAAACGTGCAATGCTGAGAGCGATTGAGGCACCTGTTCGCAAGATCGGTGCCGAGAGTGAGGAATTATTAAAACTCATTGAGAAATGTCCGAAGGGTTCGGAGACAATCATTACCAGAATTATTTACATTTTGACAGAGAAAA CGATTCCCACACCGGAACTGGTCGAGAGAGTACGCAATCTGCACCAAACTAAAGTATCGGATGTTCGTCTTCTTATTCCGGTCATCAATGGGCTCACTAAGAATGAAATTCTAAATGTCCTGCCAAAGCTTATCAAACTAAATCCGATGGTAGTGAAAGAAGTTTTCAATCGACTGCTCGGTGTTGGCGCCGAGTACAGCAGTTCCAATCTGCCCATAAGTCCGGCCGAATTGTTGGTATCTTTGCATACGATGGATACCAGCAAAGTCGAGCTCGTATGGATCGTAAAAGCCTCATCGCTCTGCCTTGCCGAAAAGGAAACCTACACCCACGACGTCCTCGGTAGTGTTATCCAGCAGCTGGTGGAGCTGACGCCACTGCCGACACTTCTGATGAGAACCGTCATTCAGTCACTAACGCTTCATCCGCGTTTGGCGGGCTTCGTGACGAATCTGCTCCAGCGTCTTATAGTTAAGCAGGTTTGGAAGCAGAAGATCGTCTGGGATGGTTTCCTGAAGTGTGCTCAGCGTTTAGCTCCCCAAAGTATGGGCGTTTTGATTCAATTACCAGCTGTACAGCTACAGGATGCTTTAAATAGCTATCCTGAATTCCGTGAACCCATGCTGGAGCACGCCCGTGAGATAATGGAACACCAAATCGGTCACGTTTCGCAAGACCGAATGGACGTACTTCTCGGCATTTCGCCACATAATCCAAACGAAAGCAGCGAATTGCAGATTGTT GCTAACTATAATGAGGAAGCGCCAATGACTTCACATTTGCCAGTGCTTGTCAAACAGGAGAAGGATATTGAACGTCCCGAACCAGCTCCACCTGGAATGGAGTAG